The proteins below come from a single Papaver somniferum cultivar HN1 chromosome 11, ASM357369v1, whole genome shotgun sequence genomic window:
- the LOC113322487 gene encoding kinesin-like protein KIN-12E, with translation MRISEAATALKSRFGFHEPSSDTDLIKGTPFSKSSFKENNLVYSTPSSSSVSNFGERDDHAGVIQRSSSLNFELQEDPSFWKDHNVQVVIRIRPLSNSEISIQGLSKCVRQESSQTITWTGHPESRYTFDLVADENVTQENLFNVAGLPMVENCMGGYNSCMFAYGQTGSGKTHTMMGDIDGGTRRHSVNCGMTPRVFEHLFTRIQKDKEARRDEKLRFTCKCSFLEIYNEQILDLLDPSSANLQIREDSKKGVYVENLKEMEVTCARDVIQLLVQGTTNRKVAATNMNHASSRSHSVFTCIIESKWEVQGVTHHRFARLNLVDLAGSERQKSSGAEGERLKEATNINKSLSTLGLVIMNLVNISNGKSLHVPYRDSKLTFLLQDSLGGNSKTTIIANISPANCNSLETLGTLKFAQRAKFIKNNAIVNEDASGNVLTMRIQIQQLKKEVNQLRSLVNGGIENQEVDFPSVSFPGSPGSFKWEGLQGSFSPLTCDRKKPRNKEFEAALVGAFRREKEKQIAMQSLAAENQAAMQLAKRREDEIKNLKMRLRFREAGIKRLEAVASGKISAEVHLLQEKEEYLKEIEVLHNQVDRNLEVTRFAMENLRLKEEVRRLKSFSEEGEREMMSEQIMILQNKLLEALDWKLMHESESSMNQKGNSSLASFEDSLLTSSQDPASSWGSSMSAENEHLRIQAIQNQSEVETLHKKLDSCLDEKENLQRQIDDLVRDLEIEKRRASNMEEEARKNLPVGASDDQVELKTMVDAISAASEREAEAHETAIILAKENDELRMKLKVFIEDNRKLIELYDGAVSEVNKAEKTVDNSIRLADIQKEKDTDSKVTIDNLKHQLQDLHEENEKLMSLYEKAMLERDEFKIRQSNVQVKEECSYSENLDGDQSLKLTDLASQPEEEKDSGNELNVSGSTEESLGVGGDPMEVEENVFDGAEPKMSATETSEELGMTSLKLETAQRKLVSAAKALSLFALLEKATTEEEKLSRETEAAEKCILVKQQDLAERKLLSSEIQDKKAIAYHKLLALKSSLSSISLALSNWEEREERARRKLESSSTCVVQKKEELACLQTKKDEVEVAQERAHQSEDELRNKLICLKSKLEEENKKVKAERVLFAIDSNVVVPAQRNWNMGGKATELLISEELQTKLKREIKQTREKLNCMVMEIDELKIKSEKLETDTGTVRKDLSAGLKSVEELELGFQELFQEKEVISESRETMMNEIGNMVVEYQQCVFESDLKEGELELLGEELQMEMNNLKELRKMQEMETQKMAQLLNETRISVSEATSLLSEVDM, from the exons atgcggATTTCTGAAGCAGCTACTGCTCTCAAAAGCAGATTTGGATTTCATGAACCTTCTTCAGATACAGATTTGATCAAGGGTACCCCTTTCTCGAAATCATCTTTCAAAGAAAATAATCTTGTATAttctactccttcttcttcttcagtaagcAATTTTGGTGAAAGAGATGATCATGCAGGAGTTATTCAGAGATCCTCCAGCCTTAATTTTGAGTTACAAGAAGATCCTTCTTTCTGGAAAGATCACAATGTTCAG GTTGTTATTAGAATACGTCCTCTTAGTAATTCTGAAATATCAATCCAAGGCCTAAGCAAATGTGTTAGGCAGGAGAGTAGTCAGACTATTACTTGGACAGGGCATCCAGAGTCTCGTTATACATTTGATCTTGTTGCAGATGAGAATGTCACCCAG GAAAATCTGTTCAATGTGGCTGGATTGCCAATGGTTGAGAATTGTATGGGAGGTTACAACAGCTGCATGTTCGCATATGGACAA ACTGGGAGTGGTAAGACACACACCATGATGGGAGACATTGATGGAGGTACTCGACGACATAGTGTTAATTGTGGTATGACACCAAGAGTTTTTGAACACTTGTTCACAAGAATCCAAAAG GATAAAGAGGCTCGCAGAGATGAAAAGCTGAGATTTACTTGCAAGTGCTCATTTTTGGAGatatacaatgagcagattttagATCTTTTAGACCCATCATCAGCTAATTTACAG ATTAGAGAAGATTCCAAGAAAGGTGTTTATGTGGAGAATCTGAAGGAGATGGAAGTTACTTGTGCTCGGGATGTTATTCAACTCCTTGTTCAG GGAACAACTAACAGAAAGGTGGCTGCCACAAACATGAACCATGCAAGTAGTCGTTCTCATAGTGTTTTCACATGTATAATTGAGAGTAAG TGGGAGGTTCAAGGTGTTACTCACCATCGATTTGCACGGCTTAATCTTGTGGATTTGGCTGGTTCAGAGAG GCAAAAGAGCTCTGGTGCTGAAGGTGAACGCCTAAAAGAAGCCACAAACATCAACAAGTCGCTTTCGACCTTGGG GCTGGTAATTATGAATCTAGTAAACATCTCCAATGGGAAGTCACTTCATGTCCCTTACCGTGATTCGAAGCTCACATTTTTGCTTCAG GACTCACTTGGTGGGAattcaaaaacaacaataatcgcCAATATAAGTCCTGCTAATTG TAACTCACTGGAGACTCTGGGCACATTGAAATTTGCACAACGTGCTAAATTTATCAAGAACAAT GCAATAGTGAATGAAGATGCATCTGGAAATGTGCTTACCATGCGTATCCAAATTCAACAACTCAAG AAAGAGGTAAACCAACTGCGGAGTTTGGTTAACGGAGGAATTGAGAACCAGGAAGTTGATTTTCCGAGTGTCTCCTTTCCGGGATCTCCAGGCTCCTTTAAGTGGGAAGGATTGCAGGGATCATTTAGTCCACTAACGTGTGATAGAAAGAAGCCTCGT AATAAAGAGTTTGAAGCTGCTCTGGTTGGGGCCTTCAGGAGGGAAAAGGAGAAACAAATAGCAATGCAGTCACTGGCTGCTGAAAATCAGGCAGCAATGCAATTG GCCAAGCGAAGAGAAGACGAGATAAAGAATCTGAAAATGCGGCTTCGTTTTCGCGAGGCCGGAATCAAAAGGTTGGAGGCAGTTGCATCTGGAAAGATCTCAGCTGAGGTGCATCTCTTACAGGAAAAGGAGGAATATCTGAAAGAAATAGAGGTTCTCCATAACCAGGTGGATAGGAACCTTGAAGTGACTAGATTTGcgatggaaaatcttcgtttgaaAGAAGAAGTCAGAAG ATTAAAGAGTTTTTCTGAGGAGGGAGAGCGCGAGATGATGAGTGAACAAATCATGATACTACAGAATAAG TTGCTAGAAGCATTAGATTGGAAGCTTATGCATGAATCTGAATCTTCGATGAACCAG AAAGGAAACTCTAGTCTGGCCAGCTTTGAGGATAGTTTGCTGACTTCTAGTCAG GATCCCGCATCATCTTGGGGTTCTTCCATGAGCGCAGAGAATGAACACCTTCGTATTCAG GCTATACAAAACCAGAGCGAAGTTGAAACACTGCACAAGAAACTAGATTCCTGCCttgatgaaaaagaaaatttgcagag ACAGATTGATGATTTAGTAAGAGACCTAGAGATTGAAAAAAGAAGAGCTAGTAATATGGAGGAAGAAGCAAGGAAAAATCTTCCTGTTGGTGCTTCTGATGATCAGGTGGAGCTTAAAACCATGGTTGACGCAATTTCAGCTGCAAGTGAACGAGAAGCTGAAGCTCATGAAACGGCAATTATCCTGGCTAAGGAGAATGACGAACTGCGGATGAAGCTAAAGGTTTTTATCGAGGACAACAGAAAATTGATCGAACTATATGACGGGGCCGTATCAGAAGTCAACAAGGCTGAGAAAACCGTAGACAACAGTATCCGGTTGGCAGATATTCAGAAAGAGAAAGATACTGACAGTAAAGTGACGATTGATAACCTGAAGCATCAACTCCAAGATTTGCATGAAGAgaatgagaaactaatgagtTTGTACGAGAAAGCTATGCTGGAGAGGGATGAATTTAAGATTCGGCAAAGCAATGTTCAAGTGAAGGAAGAATGTAGTTATTCAGAGAATCTGGATGGAGACCAAAGTCTCAAGTTAACTGACCTTGCTTCTCAACCTGAGGAAGAAAAAGATTCAGGAAATGAGTTAAATGTCTCTGGATCTACTGAAGAATCTCTCGGAGTTGGTGGGGATCCGATGGAAGTAGAAGAAAATGTTTTTGATGGTGCGGAACCAAAAATGTCAGCCACAGAAACTTCAGAGGAGCTGGGTATGACTAGCCTGAAGCTTGAAACAGCGCAGCGTAAGCTTGTGAGTGCAGCCAAAGCTTTAAGCTTGTTCGCGTTACTCGAGAAGGCAACCACGGAGGAAGAGAAACTCTCAAGAGAAACTGAAGCTGCAGAGAAATGTATACTTGTGAAGCAGCAAGATTTAGCCGAACGTAAACTTCTCTCTTCTGAGATACAGGACAAGAAAGCTATTGCTTACCATAAGCTATTAGCTCTTAAATCTTCCCTTTCAAGTATTTCTTTAGCTCTTAGCAACTGGGAAGAGCGAGAAGAGCGAGCTAGGAGGAAGCTGGAGTCGTCTTCAACTTGTGTTGTGCAGAAAAAAGAAGAACTGGCATGTCTTCAAACCAAGAAGGATGAAGTTGAGGTTGCTCAGGAGAGGGCTCATCAATCTGAAGATGAGTTGAGGAACAAACTCATATGTCTGAAATCAAAACTGGAGGAGGAGAACAAGAAAGTAAAGGCAGAAAGGGTACTTTTTGCAATAGACAGTAATGTGGTTGTTCCAGCACAAAGAAATTGGAATATGGGGGGTAAAGCTACTGAACTTCTTATATCTGAAGAGCTGCAGACTAAGTTGAAAAGGGAAATCAAGCAAACTCGAGAAAAATTGAATTGTATGGTAATGGAAATCGATGAGTTGAAAATAAAGTCAGAGAAGTTAGAGACTGATACCGGAACTGTCAGAAAGGACTTGTCAGCCGGTTTGAAATCGGTAGAGGAACTGGAACTGGGATTTCAAGAACTTTTCCAAGAGAAGGAGGTGATTAGTGAGTCTAGAGAAACTATGATGAACGAAATAGGCAATATGGTAGTAGAGTACCAGCAATGTGTATTCGAGTCTGATCTTAAAGAAGGGGAACTGGAGTTACTTGGTGAGGAACTTCAGATGGAAATGAATAACTTGAAGGAATTAAGAAAGATGCAGGAGATGGAAACTCAGAAGATGGCTCAACTACTGAACGAAACTAGAATATCTGTTTCAGAAGCTACATCATTGCTTAGTGAAGTTGATATGTAA